A genomic region of Rhipicephalus sanguineus isolate Rsan-2018 chromosome 1, BIME_Rsan_1.4, whole genome shotgun sequence contains the following coding sequences:
- the LOC119384338 gene encoding uncharacterized protein LOC119384338: MGSVGAVSAAVSGRGNRVSAASDNEYRVVLPSLPSGSLVLNTVFMHGDVRARPYRVEDFRDTLSDLKLLPEVSSLGAYQMNHVWAVTFKSAEGAKRLLEKADVKVKGQRCVLIDPSKKELRLKLHWLLPTVPDDDVRAALLNYGRVTDIVKERWKVSGVSDKASTTRTVTMNLKAGVKPEDIPHQIRIAGELALVVVPGRAPLCLRCQCTGHIRRDCKVPRCTLCRRFGHTETERVRTYASVAGPVGSDDNSELLMDEADSEAAASAETESATTDSAPAEQISGEKVRAGPANFNGEGALPVTDEASEAALVRDEKSKAPVAGGKKEAEEAMDISKEGAATNKRPHEGVEGEGSSTDLISAGEPPPKAAPQRRATLRPRPTIPQDRRLTASTPSTPPPPPPVT, translated from the coding sequence ATGGGCTCTGTCGGAGCGGTATCAGCGGCCGTTTCTGGCCGCGGAAACAGGGTGTCTGCTGCCTCGGATAACGAGTATCGCGTTGTTTTGCCTAGTCTGCCATCAGGAAGTTTAGTTTTGAATACGGTTTTCATGCATGGGGATGTGAGGGCCCGGCCCTATCGTGTAGAAGACTTCAGGGATACGCTGAGTGATTTGAAATTGCTCCCCGAGGTTTCGTCCTTGGGGGCGTATCAAATGAATCACGTATGGGCAGTCACGTTCAAGAGTGCGGAAGGCGCGAAGAGGCTGCTCGAAAAAGCCGACGTGAAAGTGAAGGGCCAGCGTTGCGTCCTCATTGACCCGTCGAAGAAGGAACTGCGGTTGAAGTTGCACTGGCTCCTGCCTACcgttcccgacgacgacgtacgGGCGGCCTTGCTGAACTACGGAAGAGTGACGGATATAGTCAAGGAACGCTGGAAGGTTAGCGGCGTGTCTGACAAGGCCTCAACGACACGTACCGTGACAATGAACCTGAAGGCAGGAGTTAAGCCAGAGGATATACCCCATCAGATAAGGATTGCTGGTGAGCTTGCCCTTGTGGTAGTGCCGGGAAGGGCACCACTATGCCTTCGCTGTCAGTGCACCGGGCACATTCGCCGGGACTGTAAGGTGCCGCGCTGCACGCTGTGTCGTCGCTTTGGCCACACCGAGACAGAACGCGTGCGTACCTACGCCAGTGTCGCGGGGCCCGTGGGGAGTGACGACAACTCGGAGCTGCTAATGGATGAAGCCGATTCGGAAGCAGCAGCGAGTGCTGAGACAGAAAGCGCTACGACGGACAGTGCACCGGCTGAACAAATCTCAGGCGAGAAAGTTCGAGCGGGGCCGGCGAACTTCAACGGCGAAGGCGCACTACCGGTTACAGATGAAGCCTCAGAAGCAGCACTGGTCAGGGATGAGAAGAGCAAAGCGCCAGTGGCGGGTGGCAAGAAGGAAGCGGAGGAGGCAATGGACATTTCTAAGGAAGGCGCCGCGACTAATAAGCGACCACACGAAGGCGTCGAGGGAGAGGGTTCTTCTACGGACCTGATCAGCGCCGGAGAGCCACCACCAAAAGCAGCCCCCCAGCGTCGGGCAACGTTGCGGCCAAGACCGACCATCCCACAAGACCGGAGGCTGACGGCGTCGACACCAtcgacgccgccaccaccgccaccggttaCATAG